From Rhodothermales bacterium, one genomic window encodes:
- a CDS encoding acyl-CoA dehydrogenase family protein, with amino-acid sequence MNAPTAVSDLTASPVSLPLPDFLQNYRETLQRMFHRRADIDAMGLQRGFPGFIMRDIFACDPLSVFIPKEYGGRGGEVREGQSILEASSYESLALSLTVGINGALFLQPVAKYGEESVKPTVFDRFLHQKALGGLMITEPDYGSDALNMKTSYAERDDHYHLEGTKHWAGLTGWADYWLVTARQRDAQGDLARDIDFFIVDENDAAQGITVEEFYENLGLYMIRYGRNRVDARVPKAHRLVPHSTGIKMMLDLLHRSRTQFPGMGMGFIKRMLDEALAHAKDRLVGNQPLFDYDQVRARIARMQAEFTTVSAMCLYASENAGIENDLSKASVPANAIKTVCTDMMQSASQSLVQLLGAKGYTLDNVAGRGIVDSRPFQIFEGSNDILYQQVTEAVVKGMRRMKETNLYQYLKKDDLTARAADYFKDTLDFDIDMQMPQRKLVELGQALSRIVSMDLTIELGTRGFRGDLISNALTVLKQDVDAIVTTYRSSRLAEVVEGYKEDGGWLPFVAPKTA; translated from the coding sequence ATGAACGCGCCGACCGCCGTGTCCGATCTCACCGCCTCGCCCGTCAGCCTCCCGCTGCCCGACTTTCTGCAGAACTACCGCGAGACGCTCCAGCGCATGTTCCACCGCCGCGCCGACATCGACGCGATGGGGCTGCAACGCGGCTTCCCCGGCTTCATCATGCGGGACATCTTCGCGTGCGACCCGCTCTCCGTCTTCATCCCGAAGGAGTACGGCGGGCGCGGCGGCGAAGTCCGCGAGGGCCAGAGCATCCTCGAAGCGTCGTCGTACGAGTCGCTCGCGCTCTCGCTCACCGTCGGCATCAACGGGGCGCTCTTCCTCCAGCCCGTCGCGAAGTACGGCGAGGAGTCCGTCAAGCCGACCGTCTTCGACCGCTTCCTCCACCAGAAAGCGCTCGGCGGGCTGATGATCACGGAGCCCGATTACGGCTCCGACGCGCTCAACATGAAGACGTCGTACGCCGAGCGCGACGACCACTACCACCTCGAAGGGACCAAGCACTGGGCCGGCCTCACCGGCTGGGCCGACTACTGGCTCGTCACCGCCCGCCAGCGCGACGCGCAGGGCGACCTCGCCCGCGACATCGACTTCTTCATCGTCGACGAGAACGACGCCGCGCAGGGCATCACCGTCGAGGAGTTCTACGAGAACCTCGGGCTCTACATGATCCGCTACGGCCGCAACCGCGTCGACGCGCGCGTGCCGAAGGCGCACCGGCTCGTCCCGCACTCGACCGGCATCAAGATGATGCTCGACCTCCTCCACCGCAGCCGGACGCAGTTCCCCGGCATGGGGATGGGCTTCATCAAGCGGATGCTCGACGAGGCCCTCGCCCACGCGAAGGATCGCCTCGTCGGCAACCAGCCGCTCTTCGACTACGACCAGGTCCGCGCGCGCATCGCCCGGATGCAGGCCGAGTTCACGACGGTTTCGGCGATGTGCCTCTACGCCAGCGAGAACGCCGGCATCGAGAACGACCTCTCGAAGGCGTCGGTCCCGGCGAACGCCATCAAGACCGTCTGCACGGACATGATGCAGAGCGCGTCGCAGTCACTCGTCCAACTCCTCGGCGCGAAGGGCTACACGCTCGACAACGTCGCCGGGCGCGGGATCGTCGACAGCCGCCCGTTCCAGATCTTCGAGGGCTCGAACGACATCCTCTACCAGCAGGTCACCGAGGCCGTGGTGAAGGGGATGCGCCGGATGAAGGAGACGAACCTCTACCAGTACCTCAAGAAGGACGACCTCACCGCCCGCGCCGCCGACTACTTCAAGGACACGCTCGACTTCGACATCGACATGCAGATGCCGCAGCGGAAGCTCGTCGAACTCGGCCAGGCCCTCAGCCGGATCGTGTCGATGGACCTCACGATCGAGCTCGGCACGCGCGGCTTCCGCGGCGACCTCATCTCGAACGCGCTGACCGTCCTGAAGCAGGACGTCGATGCCATCGTGACTACGTATCGCAGCAGCCGGCTCGCCGAAGTCGTCGAGGGCTACAAAGAGGACGGCGGCTGGCTCCCCTTCGTCGCACCGAAGACGGCGTAG
- a CDS encoding zinc-dependent alcohol dehydrogenase family protein, protein MRALRYHAFGKPADVLQLDDVPTPEPGPGEVRVRMTHRSINPADLHTVLGHYGNLPDLPAVGGHEGVGRVDALGDGVTGVEIGQRVVPLGVEGTWREHVVVGTDDLFVVPAGVADEAAAQLFVNPLTAWLMLEHLDLQEGDWLVQTAATSQVGRLVIQLARRRGLRTVNLVRREDARAELTALGADDVLVTEGEEDSVRERILDVTAGGAAGALDGVGGAVGSLVARCLGDEGTMLVYGRLSGEPLTVDGGMLIFRRATVRGFWRTRWFELAPRDETRAALTHLATLIAGGALLLPVDATYDLADFAGAVALSRASGRTGKVLLTG, encoded by the coding sequence ATGCGCGCCCTCCGCTACCACGCCTTCGGCAAGCCCGCCGACGTCCTCCAACTCGACGACGTGCCGACGCCCGAGCCGGGACCGGGCGAGGTCCGCGTCCGGATGACGCACCGCTCCATCAATCCGGCCGACCTGCACACCGTCCTCGGCCACTACGGGAATCTGCCGGACCTCCCCGCCGTCGGCGGGCACGAAGGCGTCGGCCGCGTCGACGCGCTCGGCGACGGCGTGACGGGCGTGGAGATCGGGCAGCGCGTCGTCCCGCTCGGCGTCGAAGGGACGTGGCGTGAGCACGTCGTCGTCGGAACCGATGATCTGTTCGTTGTACCGGCGGGCGTGGCGGACGAGGCGGCGGCGCAGCTCTTCGTCAACCCGCTGACGGCGTGGCTGATGCTGGAGCACCTCGATTTGCAAGAGGGCGACTGGCTCGTACAGACGGCGGCGACCTCGCAGGTCGGCCGCCTCGTGATCCAGCTCGCCCGGCGTCGCGGCCTCCGCACCGTCAACCTCGTCCGACGCGAAGACGCCCGCGCCGAACTCACCGCGCTCGGTGCCGACGACGTGCTCGTGACGGAGGGCGAAGAAGACAGCGTGCGCGAGCGGATTCTCGACGTGACGGCGGGCGGCGCGGCAGGCGCGCTCGACGGCGTGGGCGGCGCGGTCGGAAGCCTCGTGGCGCGGTGCCTCGGCGACGAGGGGACGATGCTCGTCTACGGCCGGCTCAGCGGCGAGCCCCTCACCGTCGATGGCGGCATGCTGATCTTCCGGCGCGCGACTGTGCGCGGGTTCTGGCGCACGCGCTGGTTCGAGCTCGCCCCGCGCGACGAAACGCGGGCAGCGCTCACGCACCTCGCCACGCTCATCGCCGGCGGCGCCCTCCTCCTCCCCGTCGACGCGACGTACGATCTCGCCGACTTCGCCGGGGCCGTCGCCCTCAGCCGCGCGTCCGGCCGTACGGGGAAGGTGCTGTTGACGGGATAG
- a CDS encoding transglycosylase domain-containing protein: MSSRSSSRSSSASARLRAAGRWAATPFRRYAAVVRDPEQPWPKRIAVGLGGPIALGLAFVLALVVYALFLIPSTPSTAELRRVAEVRPSIVVSADGEELAQFERSNREWLPLDSISTHVIDALIATEDRRFYDHGGIDVQRLATATVRTVTGDRQGGSTITQQLARNLYPDEVGRSFTVNRKLREIITALKIERQYEKADILEAYLNTVPFLYNARGVEMAARTYYGKRAYDLSVLEAATLVGMLKGTSYYNPVRNPERAVERRNVVLGQMVKAGALTDAARDSLKTQPLGLDFERQSGPDSRAPHFTRYVREWLTSWADERGYNLFEDGLVIHTTLDFRLQRMAESAVRAQAEGLQAVADVEWSRASMPSLGGGLSAYEGYRAGITPFDYFWRSKPKLVTRFVRSTGRFEQLVAGGASEAAALDSLRADAAFMDSLRTVKTRLEAGFVAVEPGTGYLRAWVGSRDFDVVAYDHVYQARRQPGSTFKPFVYAAALERGWLPGDTFPDEAVAIPIDNGRQTWRPANAGGYSGRDLTLTEGLVQSKNTITAQLMMEVGPANVVSLARHLGVRESPLDPVPALALGTSDVTLLEMATAYATLANGGGYREPIPVTRVETASGRILAEFGGASERAIPRDVAQTVVHMMRGVIDQGTGRRIRSQFGITADVAGKTGTTQNGADGWFLLMHPTLVAGAWVGFEEPAVAFRSDWWGQGAHNALLVVGDFFRAAEPTLPDVEFDTPFRYREPGSIFARTDRYDPEDDAWADSFATADTSRYSYESPYGSDSLYSDYDDFDSDFDGTDEGDIETDEGDDAEEAAADDEAPKTAVQRLYDRLDEEPPPAVGQGAPDPEPQADSSAVNGDE; the protein is encoded by the coding sequence ATGTCCTCTCGCTCCTCCTCCCGCTCGTCGAGCGCCTCCGCTCGTTTGCGCGCCGCCGGCCGATGGGCCGCCACCCCGTTCCGTCGATACGCCGCCGTCGTGCGGGACCCGGAGCAGCCGTGGCCCAAGCGGATCGCCGTCGGCCTCGGCGGGCCCATCGCGCTCGGCCTCGCGTTCGTGCTCGCGCTCGTCGTCTACGCCCTGTTCCTCATCCCCTCGACGCCGTCCACGGCCGAGCTACGCCGCGTGGCCGAGGTCCGCCCGAGCATCGTCGTCTCGGCCGACGGCGAGGAGCTCGCGCAGTTCGAGCGTTCCAACCGCGAGTGGCTGCCGCTCGACTCCATCTCGACCCACGTCATCGACGCCCTCATCGCCACCGAGGACCGGCGGTTCTACGACCACGGCGGCATCGACGTGCAGCGGCTCGCGACGGCGACGGTGCGGACCGTCACGGGCGACCGGCAGGGCGGCTCGACGATCACGCAGCAGCTCGCGCGCAACCTCTACCCCGACGAGGTCGGCCGCTCGTTTACGGTCAACCGCAAGCTCCGCGAGATCATCACGGCGCTCAAGATCGAGCGGCAGTACGAGAAGGCCGACATCCTCGAAGCCTACCTCAACACGGTCCCGTTCCTCTACAACGCGCGCGGCGTCGAGATGGCGGCGCGGACGTACTACGGCAAGCGCGCCTACGACCTCAGCGTGCTCGAAGCCGCCACGCTCGTCGGCATGCTGAAGGGGACGAGCTACTACAACCCCGTCCGCAACCCCGAGCGCGCCGTCGAGCGGCGGAACGTCGTGCTCGGGCAGATGGTCAAGGCCGGCGCGCTCACCGACGCCGCCCGCGACTCGCTCAAGACGCAGCCGCTCGGGCTCGACTTCGAGCGGCAGAGCGGGCCCGACAGCCGTGCGCCCCACTTCACCCGCTACGTCCGCGAGTGGCTCACGAGCTGGGCTGACGAGCGCGGCTACAACCTCTTCGAGGACGGCCTCGTCATCCACACCACGCTCGACTTCCGCCTGCAGCGGATGGCCGAGTCGGCCGTCCGCGCCCAGGCCGAGGGGCTGCAAGCCGTCGCCGACGTCGAGTGGAGCCGGGCGTCGATGCCGAGCCTCGGCGGCGGGCTCTCGGCGTACGAGGGCTACCGCGCCGGCATCACGCCGTTCGACTACTTCTGGCGCTCGAAGCCGAAGCTCGTCACGCGCTTCGTCCGCAGCACGGGCCGGTTCGAGCAGCTCGTCGCAGGCGGGGCGAGCGAGGCCGCCGCGCTCGACAGCCTCCGCGCCGACGCCGCGTTCATGGACTCGCTGCGCACGGTGAAGACCCGGCTCGAAGCGGGCTTCGTCGCCGTCGAGCCGGGCACGGGCTACCTCCGCGCGTGGGTCGGCAGTCGCGACTTCGACGTGGTCGCCTACGACCACGTCTACCAGGCCCGGCGGCAGCCCGGCTCCACGTTCAAGCCGTTCGTCTACGCCGCCGCGCTCGAACGCGGCTGGCTCCCCGGTGACACGTTCCCCGACGAGGCCGTCGCAATCCCCATCGACAACGGGCGGCAGACGTGGCGGCCGGCGAACGCGGGCGGCTACTCCGGCCGCGACCTCACGCTGACGGAGGGCCTGGTGCAGTCGAAGAACACGATCACGGCGCAGCTCATGATGGAGGTCGGCCCGGCGAACGTGGTCTCGCTCGCCCGCCACCTCGGCGTCCGCGAGAGCCCGCTCGACCCGGTGCCCGCCCTCGCCCTCGGCACGAGCGACGTGACGCTCCTCGAGATGGCGACGGCGTACGCCACGCTCGCGAACGGCGGCGGCTACCGCGAGCCGATCCCCGTGACGCGCGTCGAGACGGCGAGCGGGCGCATCCTCGCCGAGTTCGGCGGGGCGTCGGAGCGGGCGATCCCGCGCGACGTGGCGCAGACCGTCGTCCACATGATGCGCGGCGTGATCGACCAGGGCACGGGCCGCCGCATCCGCAGCCAGTTCGGCATCACGGCGGATGTGGCGGGCAAGACCGGGACGACGCAGAACGGCGCCGACGGGTGGTTCCTCCTCATGCACCCCACGCTCGTGGCGGGCGCGTGGGTCGGCTTCGAGGAGCCGGCCGTCGCGTTCCGCTCGGACTGGTGGGGGCAGGGCGCGCACAACGCGCTCCTCGTCGTCGGCGACTTCTTCCGCGCGGCCGAGCCGACGCTCCCGGACGTCGAGTTCGACACGCCGTTCCGCTACCGCGAGCCCGGCTCCATCTTCGCTCGCACCGACCGCTACGACCCCGAGGACGACGCCTGGGCCGACTCGTTCGCCACCGCCGACACGTCGCGCTACAGCTACGAATCGCCCTACGGCAGCGACTCGCTCTACTCCGACTACGACGACTTCGACTCCGACTTCGACGGGACCGACGAGGGGGACATCGAAACGGACGAAGGAGACGACGCCGAGGAGGCCGCGGCCGACGACGAGGCGCCGAAGACGGCCGTGCAGCGGCTCTACGACCGGCTCGATGAGGAACCGCCGCCGGCCGTGGGGCAGGGCGCGCCGGATCCCGAGCCGCAGGCTGACAGTAGTGCAGTAAACGGCGACGAATAA
- a CDS encoding response regulator transcription factor: MSTPPTPVRVVLAEPFPLLRDGLACLLEQHPAVVLVGEASEAGALRHLRERLAPDVILSHPHFLDKDERGTQPDSSSEGATGEAFDELAVRVVALVDEAEPVRRRVLALLDDGVAGFVSTRDDAETVLEAVCVVAQGGEVYLSPRVAARLAPPGRRRSEDIDEGEDPLTPREREVLACAALGYPNARIADELGLAPGTVRNHLSAAYAKLGARTRGEAVVWAWRYGLIDLPPAPDVERR, encoded by the coding sequence ATGTCCACCCCGCCCACCCCCGTCCGCGTCGTCCTCGCCGAGCCGTTTCCGTTGCTGCGCGACGGGCTCGCCTGCCTGCTAGAGCAGCACCCCGCCGTCGTCCTCGTGGGGGAGGCGTCCGAGGCCGGGGCGCTCCGCCACCTCAGGGAGCGCCTCGCGCCGGACGTGATCCTCTCTCACCCTCATTTCCTCGACAAAGACGAGCGGGGGACCCAGCCTGATTCCTCCTCCGAGGGGGCTACCGGGGAGGCTTTCGACGAACTGGCCGTTCGCGTCGTCGCCCTCGTGGATGAGGCGGAGCCGGTGCGACGCCGCGTCCTCGCCCTCCTCGACGACGGCGTGGCCGGGTTCGTCTCGACGCGGGACGATGCCGAGACGGTACTGGAGGCGGTGTGCGTGGTGGCGCAGGGCGGTGAGGTCTACCTCAGCCCCCGCGTGGCGGCGCGGCTGGCCCCGCCGGGTAGGCGGCGCAGCGAGGACATCGACGAAGGTGAGGATCCGCTAACGCCGCGCGAGCGCGAGGTGCTCGCGTGCGCCGCGCTCGGCTATCCCAACGCCCGCATCGCGGACGAACTCGGCCTCGCGCCGGGGACGGTGCGCAACCACCTCTCGGCCGCCTACGCCAAGCTCGGCGCGCGGACGCGCGGCGAGGCCGTGGTGTGGGCGTGGCGCTACGGCCTCATCGACCTCCCGCCCGCTCCGGATGTCGAGCGCCGATGA
- a CDS encoding GNAT family N-acetyltransferase has product MSARVAIVPTALEHAPAIQRLASHPDVAATTLVPHPYPDDGAVRFVEDLVLPGRAAGTQYAFVIVAGGEVVGHISVKNVDRARGEAEIGYWIGRPYWGRGYASEAVRRIVAFAFEEIGLRRLYAHVLAHNPASGRVLEKAGFVPVALPAEALPNACLAKGETLGYELYRAGA; this is encoded by the coding sequence ATGAGCGCACGCGTTGCCATCGTCCCCACCGCGCTGGAGCACGCGCCCGCGATCCAGCGCCTCGCGTCCCACCCGGACGTCGCCGCGACGACCCTCGTTCCTCATCCGTATCCCGACGACGGCGCCGTCCGCTTCGTCGAAGACCTCGTGCTGCCCGGCCGCGCCGCCGGGACGCAGTATGCCTTCGTGATCGTAGCGGGCGGCGAGGTTGTCGGGCACATCAGCGTCAAAAACGTGGACCGCGCGCGGGGCGAAGCGGAGATCGGGTACTGGATCGGGCGGCCGTATTGGGGGCGGGGCTATGCGAGCGAAGCGGTGCGGCGTATCGTCGCGTTCGCCTTCGAAGAGATCGGGTTGCGGCGGCTCTACGCGCACGTGCTCGCGCACAACCCGGCGTCGGGGCGCGTGCTGGAGAAGGCGGGGTTCGTGCCCGTCGCGCTCCCGGCCGAGGCACTTCCGAATGCCTGCCTCGCGAAGGGGGAGACGCTGGGGTACGAGCTTTACCGCGCCGGGGCGTAG
- a CDS encoding 7-carboxy-7-deazaguanine synthase QueE, protein MAVTAPEPTKRRAKQYAVKAVWTTLQGEGAWAGRPAVFVRLVGCNLWSGYAQDRDRDAARTGADCPQWCDTDFTKEGAVRLSADALADRVRRTGGDIRFCVLTGGEPLLQVDAALVRALHAVGFEVAVETNGTVALADACTDGAGEIVPPDWIVCSPKLPEDRLKLETCDELKLVVPDYRPTAYAAFAERVRPHVVGGRERRYLWLQPEDGPRLADATHLAVETALAHPTWRVSVQTHKVLDID, encoded by the coding sequence ATGGCTGTAACCGCGCCGGAACCGACGAAACGACGGGCGAAGCAGTACGCGGTCAAGGCCGTGTGGACAACGCTCCAAGGCGAGGGCGCGTGGGCAGGCCGCCCTGCCGTGTTCGTCCGCCTCGTCGGCTGCAACCTGTGGTCGGGCTACGCGCAGGACCGCGACCGCGACGCCGCCCGCACCGGCGCCGACTGCCCGCAGTGGTGCGACACCGACTTCACGAAGGAGGGCGCCGTCCGCCTCTCCGCCGACGCCCTGGCCGACCGCGTCCGCCGCACCGGCGGCGATATCCGATTCTGCGTGCTCACCGGCGGCGAGCCCCTGCTCCAAGTCGACGCCGCCCTCGTCCGCGCACTCCACGCCGTCGGCTTCGAAGTCGCCGTCGAGACGAACGGAACGGTGGCCCTCGCCGACGCCTGCACCGACGGCGCAGGCGAAATCGTCCCGCCGGACTGGATCGTGTGCAGCCCGAAGCTGCCCGAGGACCGGCTGAAGTTGGAGACGTGCGACGAACTCAAGCTCGTCGTGCCCGACTACCGGCCCACCGCGTACGCCGCCTTCGCCGAGCGTGTCCGCCCGCACGTCGTCGGCGGGCGCGAGCGGCGCTACCTCTGGCTCCAGCCCGAGGACGGCCCCCGCCTCGCCGATGCGACGCACCTCGCCGTCGAAACGGCCCTCGCGCACCCGACGTGGCGCGTCTCCGTGCAGACCCACAAAGTCCTCGACATCGACTGA
- a CDS encoding von Willebrand factor type A domain-containing protein produces the protein MHRIRLFLLPLVLLAVAGLIPNSEPNPATGKLAGTVVDDLGDPLPGANVVVDGTQLGASTDIDGNYFIIGVPVGEYTVTASFVGYQPQSVEKVPVRNGYTTELNFELGPQSLGEITVVYERPIIQKDAIGAPRVLLGEEMSNLPIRGVTGAAEATADAAAPGRPNARALELIPGIQTNNPPPVDREGYAAIVENDFKRPTDAPLSTFSIDVDAASYANVRRFLDGGALPVTDAVRIEELVNYFDYDYADPTGEHPFAVVTEVSECPWAPDHRLVHIGLQGERIDTADLPPSNLVFLMDVSGSMNSPDKLPLLKQAFALLTDNLREQDRVGIVVYAGAAGVVLEPTSDRQAILDALGRLEAGGSTAGGEGIKLAYDLARKHFDAEKNNRVILATDGDFNVGASSDAEMMRLIERERQSGVFLSVLGFGTGNLQDSKMETIADHGNGHYAYIDSISEARKVLVNEMGGTLVTIAKDVKLQVEFNPAHVAAYRLVGYENRLLADEDFNDDTKDAGELGAGHSVTALYEIVPVGVESPAMGSVDELKYQAHRVRGDAATNPELLTVKLRYKRPDGDTSRLLEATLADAGTPLVASSESFRFAASVAEFGLLLRDSAHKGRASFENAKMLAEGARGEDPHGYRAEFVRLIDAADALTRAEVATR, from the coding sequence ATGCATCGCATCCGCTTATTCCTGCTCCCCCTCGTCCTGCTCGCCGTCGCCGGGCTCATCCCCAACTCCGAGCCCAACCCCGCAACCGGGAAGCTCGCCGGCACGGTGGTCGACGACCTCGGCGACCCGCTCCCGGGCGCGAACGTCGTCGTCGACGGCACTCAACTCGGCGCGTCGACCGACATCGACGGCAACTACTTCATCATCGGCGTCCCCGTCGGCGAGTACACCGTCACGGCTTCGTTCGTCGGCTATCAGCCGCAGTCCGTCGAGAAGGTGCCCGTCCGAAACGGTTACACGACGGAACTGAACTTCGAGCTCGGCCCGCAGTCGCTCGGCGAGATCACCGTCGTCTACGAGCGGCCGATCATCCAGAAAGACGCCATCGGCGCGCCGCGCGTGCTCTTGGGCGAGGAGATGAGCAACCTCCCGATCCGCGGCGTCACGGGCGCGGCTGAGGCAACGGCCGACGCCGCCGCGCCGGGCCGCCCGAACGCGCGAGCGCTGGAACTCATCCCCGGCATACAGACGAACAACCCGCCGCCCGTCGACCGCGAGGGTTACGCCGCGATCGTTGAGAACGACTTCAAGCGGCCGACGGACGCGCCGCTCTCGACGTTCTCGATCGATGTGGACGCGGCGAGCTACGCCAACGTCCGCCGCTTCCTCGACGGCGGTGCGCTTCCCGTCACCGACGCCGTCCGCATCGAAGAGCTCGTCAACTACTTCGACTACGATTACGCCGATCCGACGGGCGAGCACCCGTTCGCCGTCGTCACCGAAGTCTCGGAGTGCCCGTGGGCGCCGGACCACCGGCTCGTCCACATCGGCCTGCAGGGCGAGCGGATCGACACGGCCGACCTCCCGCCGAGCAACCTCGTCTTCCTGATGGATGTGTCGGGCTCGATGAACAGCCCCGACAAGCTGCCGCTGCTCAAGCAGGCGTTCGCGCTCCTCACCGACAACCTCCGCGAGCAGGACCGCGTCGGCATCGTCGTCTACGCCGGGGCCGCGGGCGTCGTGCTCGAACCGACGAGCGACCGGCAGGCGATTCTCGACGCGCTCGGCCGGCTCGAAGCCGGCGGCTCGACGGCGGGCGGCGAAGGCATCAAGCTCGCCTACGACCTCGCTCGCAAGCACTTCGACGCCGAGAAGAACAACCGCGTCATCCTCGCTACCGACGGCGACTTCAACGTCGGCGCGTCGTCCGACGCTGAGATGATGCGGCTCATCGAGCGCGAGCGCCAGTCGGGCGTCTTCCTCTCCGTGCTCGGCTTCGGGACGGGCAACCTGCAGGACTCGAAGATGGAGACGATCGCCGACCACGGCAACGGGCACTACGCCTACATCGACTCGATCTCGGAGGCGCGGAAGGTGCTCGTCAACGAGATGGGCGGCACGCTCGTCACGATCGCCAAAGACGTGAAGCTCCAGGTCGAGTTCAACCCGGCGCACGTCGCGGCCTACCGCCTCGTCGGCTACGAGAACCGCTTGCTCGCCGACGAGGACTTCAACGACGACACGAAGGACGCGGGCGAACTCGGCGCGGGCCACTCCGTGACGGCGCTCTACGAGATCGTGCCCGTCGGCGTGGAGTCTCCGGCGATGGGGAGCGTCGACGAGCTGAAGTATCAGGCCCACCGCGTGCGCGGCGACGCCGCAACGAACCCCGAACTGCTGACGGTGAAGCTCCGCTACAAGCGGCCGGACGGCGACACGAGCCGCCTGCTCGAAGCGACGCTCGCCGATGCCGGCACGCCGCTCGTCGCGTCGTCCGAGTCGTTCCGCTTCGCCGCGTCGGTGGCCGAGTTCGGGCTGCTGCTGCGGGACTCGGCGCATAAGGGCCGGGCGAGCTTCGAGAACGCGAAGATGCTCGCCGAGGGCGCGCGCGGTGAAGACCCGCACGGCTACCGCGCCGAGTTCGTCCGCCTCATCGACGCGGCCGACGCGCTGACGCGGGCGGAGGTGGCGACGCGGTAG
- a CDS encoding helix-turn-helix transcriptional regulator: MEPLSSAHLASLAGAQQLLLAPLTHPSPEVWMAAVNAELKTLFGAEGAIFILTLPTGPRVITDLDAGVMASYFAHFAATDEAPAMLEQFGGAWALEEDTQHVPLHTQYVKGEAFNDWYRPLGMNRTISLRAYGRPTGVPSLAMGFSDTLTADIVLGGSAAAQGPKTGPARTLLALLQPALSAGVNMLQQTLGHPASERPSGFASPHVAAVLDGMATAVWLFDEAGRFLHHSAAATRLVLGLVEGSVLHAAAEQHARALLRGYHQGTPVSPSCTVEVGGERVRLVGAYLRPPSSRSPAVLVRAEGAHVVLPSEETVRARFDLTPQEARVAHLRARGVETAAIADRLSVSVHTVRRHTERVLTKLDVRRAAEIGPLLLAMSGNGAAQSS; the protein is encoded by the coding sequence ATGGAGCCCCTCTCGTCCGCCCACCTCGCCAGCCTCGCCGGCGCCCAGCAGCTCCTCCTCGCCCCCCTCACGCATCCCTCGCCGGAGGTGTGGATGGCGGCCGTCAACGCCGAACTCAAGACGCTCTTTGGCGCCGAGGGGGCCATATTCATTCTCACCCTCCCCACCGGCCCCCGCGTCATCACCGACCTCGACGCCGGCGTGATGGCCTCCTACTTCGCGCACTTCGCCGCCACCGACGAGGCCCCCGCGATGCTCGAGCAGTTCGGGGGAGCCTGGGCGCTGGAAGAGGACACCCAGCACGTCCCCCTCCACACCCAATACGTCAAAGGGGAAGCGTTCAACGATTGGTACCGCCCGCTGGGGATGAACCGGACCATCAGCCTTCGCGCCTACGGCCGCCCGACCGGCGTGCCCTCGCTGGCGATGGGGTTCTCGGACACGCTCACGGCCGACATCGTCCTCGGCGGCTCGGCGGCGGCGCAAGGGCCGAAGACCGGCCCGGCGCGGACGCTCCTCGCCCTGCTCCAGCCGGCTCTCTCCGCCGGCGTCAACATGCTCCAGCAGACGCTCGGACACCCTGCGTCCGAGCGGCCCAGCGGCTTCGCTTCCCCGCACGTCGCGGCCGTCCTCGACGGGATGGCGACGGCGGTGTGGCTCTTCGACGAGGCCGGCCGCTTCCTCCACCATTCGGCCGCAGCCACGCGCCTCGTCCTCGGCCTTGTGGAAGGGAGCGTGCTGCACGCGGCGGCGGAGCAGCATGCACGGGCGCTGCTGCGGGGCTACCACCAGGGAACGCCGGTCTCGCCCTCCTGCACCGTCGAGGTCGGCGGGGAACGGGTGCGGCTGGTCGGGGCGTACCTCCGCCCGCCGTCGTCGCGGTCGCCTGCCGTACTCGTGCGGGCCGAGGGGGCCCACGTCGTCCTGCCGAGTGAGGAGACGGTGCGAGCGCGGTTCGATCTCACGCCGCAGGAGGCCCGCGTCGCGCACCTCCGGGCGCGGGGCGTGGAGACGGCCGCCATCGCCGATCGGCTCAGCGTGTCGGTCCACACGGTGCGGCGTCACACGGAGCGCGTACTCACGAAGCTCGACGTCCGCCGGGCCGCCGAGATCGGCCCGCTGCTCCTGGCGATGAGCGGCAACGGGGCCGCGCAGTCGTCGTAG